A window of Eubacteriaceae bacterium ES3 contains these coding sequences:
- the flgN gene encoding flagellar export chaperone FlgN, with amino-acid sequence MSETKSQLIEEFYQYLFGVIKLHRDLIPKLKDELMLIESGSVEALTENINRQQSFVLQTSRFDQDVKKYMEALNLKGNNITEVVAQLPEEYRLRFYGLIGEFEETVKEMNFYKEKCKSLLDLKLHTVEQKLNTYENRNVNKLYSQDGKKESNISLPKTLEKKI; translated from the coding sequence ATGTCTGAAACGAAGTCACAACTAATTGAAGAGTTTTATCAATATCTTTTCGGAGTTATTAAGCTTCATCGCGATCTGATTCCTAAGCTTAAAGATGAGCTGATGCTGATAGAGAGCGGCAGTGTCGAAGCCTTAACCGAAAATATCAACAGACAGCAGTCTTTTGTCTTACAGACCAGTCGCTTTGACCAGGATGTAAAGAAGTATATGGAGGCCCTTAATTTAAAAGGCAACAATATAACGGAGGTGGTCGCTCAGTTACCAGAAGAGTACCGCCTGCGTTTTTATGGCCTTATCGGGGAGTTTGAGGAGACCGTTAAAGAAATGAATTTCTATAAGGAAAAATGTAAATCATTGCTTGATTTAAAACTCCATACGGTGGAACAAAAACTCAATACTTACGAAAACCGTAATGTTAATAAACTATATTCGCAAGACGGAAAAAAGGAATCCAATATTAGCTTGCCCAAAACCTTGGAAAAAAAGATATAA
- the flgL gene encoding flagellar hook-associated protein FlgL, with amino-acid sequence MRITYKMMTGNYTDNLNKQSVELDRLNTQVSTGRRFSRTSEDTSRAIRAYQVRKDMAKIEGYQENIEFAGDFISNTESTMNNVEDSLSNAMDKILQGMNGTTNEDDRKIIANELRTIQQQILETLNTTITDTYIFGGSNTTERPFTVDDTTGKLLYNGVDLDDLTSDSSNTDLYAGTSPIPNNAAPTKYEVYQYLKEDSLYVDIGLGVDFYEAPDPREGQVNRNTVFNYSTTGISFVGSGTTDIDGTVASNNIYNLLGEIATEFEKNDGNYSFDTLDTLYGQFQTVKQSSYQTTTELGSKTNYLDFMTERYDTQMLNQQTRQNDIEGIDTAEAYISYTTQQVAYQAALKMGTEIIQQSVFDYMS; translated from the coding sequence ATGCGAATAACATATAAAATGATGACTGGTAATTATACTGATAATTTAAACAAACAGTCTGTTGAACTGGATCGCTTAAATACCCAAGTTTCAACCGGGCGACGTTTTTCTCGGACTTCAGAAGATACATCTCGAGCTATTCGGGCATATCAGGTTCGTAAGGACATGGCGAAAATTGAAGGTTATCAGGAAAATATTGAATTTGCTGGAGATTTTATCAGTAATACCGAATCAACTATGAATAATGTCGAAGATTCTCTTTCGAATGCCATGGATAAGATTTTACAGGGTATGAATGGGACAACAAATGAAGATGATCGTAAAATTATTGCGAATGAACTGAGAACAATTCAACAGCAAATTCTTGAAACTTTGAATACCACTATAACAGATACCTATATATTTGGTGGGAGTAACACAACGGAAAGACCCTTTACAGTAGATGATACGACCGGTAAACTACTTTATAATGGTGTTGATCTGGATGATTTGACAAGCGATTCAAGTAACACTGATTTATATGCTGGTACATCTCCTATTCCGAACAATGCTGCCCCTACAAAATATGAGGTTTACCAGTATTTAAAAGAAGATTCCTTATATGTGGATATTGGACTTGGAGTAGACTTTTATGAAGCGCCTGATCCTCGGGAAGGACAGGTCAATCGCAATACGGTCTTTAACTATTCAACTACTGGTATAAGTTTTGTTGGGTCAGGTACGACTGACATCGACGGGACTGTTGCTTCTAACAATATTTATAATTTACTGGGAGAAATAGCCACAGAGTTCGAAAAAAATGATGGAAACTATTCATTTGATACGCTGGATACACTATATGGCCAATTTCAGACAGTTAAACAAAGTTCCTACCAGACAACGACAGAACTGGGGTCAAAGACAAATTATCTGGATTTCATGACCGAGCGTTATGATACCCAAATGCTTAATCAGCAGACACGCCAGAATGATATCGAAGGAATCGATACCGCCGAAGCATATATCAGTTATACGACCCAACAGGTTGCCTACCAGGCGGCGCTGAAGATGGGAACTGAAATTATTCAGCAATCGGTTTTTGATTATATGTCTTAA
- a CDS encoding methyl-accepting chemotaxis protein: protein MEKEKKSSLLIKIVLLFGAILLISNLTVGFISISSGTNNLKEHSSTYMLESTSSKAHYLSAEIELQLAKLEGVADSEALRSMDWVEQQAYLSEYVSKLGYLDLAVITPDYMANYVVSGESSQLSERDIYEDAFNGKSGISNVLISSVTGKPVVLDVVPIRTGDRVMAILMGRRDGTALSEMIASFSVGETGFAYLMTKDGTINAHTNEQLVLDQVNVFEDMENGGTMVSFGHALQDLDFETGGVISYSNETGDRMAAVVPVPNTEWMLGIGDTDETLFAEVYSLRNQLIIIGIGIIIVSLLAVYLVTKRSVINPIIKLKEVANHVGRGSTNVNIEIDRSDEIGDLMESFSHVVENRRDQAQIVRSIAEGNLAVQVEPLSEEDEMGFALVGIIATINKLYEEELRFEKEILAGNLSHRGDAEQFNGAYSELISGLNRVVKALVNPLKIAIKSIERIGRGEIPPKITMDYQGDFEEMKNNINACIDGLGALVEGNEVLALMANNDFTQKIEGSYEGIYQEIVNSINRINGKLIHVVDICNNIAVGDMKDLADLSESGKRSDNDELVPSLIKMMENIQMLVQETDKMAALAVQGDLANRGDASQFPGQYSKVIIGFNQTLDAVIAPIDEASRALKELSQGHLSANMEGDFAGQHGQIKEDMNATIAFLRQYVYEISETLEKIADGDLSQEIESDYLGDFVNIKNAINHITTRLSETMKEIEIAASQVDSGSRQISDGGQALAQGTTEQASSIEELSASIEEVAAETRKNATDANEANNLAVAVKNHAETGNSQMAQMVSAMSDINESSNSISKIIRVIDDIAFQTNILALNAAVEAARAGQHGKGFAVVAEEVRTLAARSAEAAQETTELIEGSIDKVEAGTKIADETAQSLTEILGQIEKVTGLVANIAQASNDQASEIAQITTGIDQVSQVIQTNSATAQQSAASSEELSGQAQILKGMVEAFSLKQTGRRTADVTAVTTKASWNEAEAAASYETEDFKILLDDIEPADKY from the coding sequence ATGGAAAAAGAAAAAAAATCATCTTTGTTGATTAAAATTGTTTTATTGTTTGGTGCGATACTTTTAATCAGCAACCTGACTGTCGGATTTATTTCGATCAGCTCAGGAACAAACAATTTGAAGGAACACTCCTCCACATATATGTTAGAATCAACATCAAGCAAAGCACACTATCTCAGTGCGGAGATCGAATTACAGCTGGCAAAGCTTGAAGGTGTGGCTGACAGCGAGGCTCTGCGGTCAATGGACTGGGTGGAACAGCAGGCGTACCTTTCCGAATATGTCAGTAAACTCGGTTACCTAGATTTAGCAGTTATTACCCCAGACTATATGGCCAACTATGTTGTTAGCGGTGAGAGCAGTCAACTGTCAGAAAGAGACATTTATGAGGATGCTTTTAATGGAAAATCAGGTATTTCTAACGTGCTCATCAGTTCTGTAACTGGTAAGCCGGTTGTTCTTGATGTGGTGCCCATTCGGACCGGAGACCGGGTCATGGCCATTTTAATGGGGCGGCGGGATGGCACAGCTCTTAGTGAGATGATCGCCTCTTTCAGTGTTGGAGAGACCGGTTTTGCCTACCTGATGACCAAAGACGGGACCATTAACGCCCATACTAACGAGCAACTAGTGCTGGATCAAGTCAATGTTTTTGAAGATATGGAAAATGGCGGCACCATGGTCAGTTTTGGTCACGCTTTACAGGACCTTGACTTTGAGACTGGTGGTGTAATCAGCTACAGTAATGAAACCGGTGATCGAATGGCGGCAGTTGTGCCGGTTCCCAACACTGAGTGGATGCTGGGGATAGGGGATACTGATGAAACCCTCTTTGCAGAGGTCTATTCGCTCCGAAATCAACTGATTATTATCGGTATAGGTATCATCATCGTTTCATTGTTGGCGGTTTATCTGGTCACCAAACGATCGGTCATCAATCCGATAATTAAATTGAAGGAGGTCGCCAATCATGTAGGCAGAGGTTCTACCAATGTTAACATTGAAATTGACCGTTCTGATGAAATCGGTGATTTGATGGAATCCTTCAGCCATGTGGTTGAAAACCGCCGTGACCAGGCGCAGATTGTCAGAAGTATCGCTGAAGGTAATCTGGCCGTTCAGGTGGAGCCACTATCTGAAGAGGATGAGATGGGTTTTGCCCTGGTAGGGATTATTGCGACTATCAATAAACTGTATGAGGAAGAACTCCGCTTTGAAAAAGAAATTCTTGCCGGAAATCTTTCACATCGCGGTGATGCGGAACAGTTTAATGGTGCTTACAGTGAATTGATTAGCGGTCTGAATCGAGTAGTAAAAGCTTTAGTCAACCCGCTGAAGATTGCTATTAAATCTATTGAACGGATTGGTCGCGGTGAAATTCCACCGAAAATTACCATGGATTATCAGGGTGATTTCGAAGAGATGAAAAACAATATTAACGCCTGTATTGATGGCCTCGGAGCTTTGGTAGAAGGAAACGAGGTACTGGCATTGATGGCCAATAATGACTTCACTCAAAAAATCGAAGGTTCTTATGAAGGCATTTACCAGGAAATTGTTAATTCCATCAATCGAATCAACGGCAAACTGATTCATGTGGTTGATATCTGTAACAATATTGCAGTTGGTGATATGAAAGATTTGGCAGACCTTTCGGAATCAGGTAAACGTAGTGATAATGATGAACTGGTTCCCAGCCTGATTAAAATGATGGAGAATATCCAGATGCTGGTCCAGGAGACGGATAAGATGGCCGCTTTAGCTGTTCAGGGTGATCTTGCAAACCGTGGTGATGCCAGCCAGTTCCCGGGTCAATATTCTAAAGTAATCATTGGTTTTAACCAAACCCTTGATGCCGTAATCGCCCCGATTGACGAAGCTTCGCGGGCTTTGAAAGAGCTGTCGCAAGGCCATTTAAGTGCTAATATGGAAGGCGACTTTGCCGGCCAGCATGGTCAAATAAAAGAGGATATGAATGCGACCATTGCATTTTTACGTCAGTATGTTTATGAAATCAGTGAAACCCTGGAAAAAATAGCTGACGGGGATCTTAGTCAGGAGATTGAATCTGATTATTTGGGTGATTTTGTTAATATCAAAAATGCTATTAATCACATCACAACCAGACTCAGTGAAACCATGAAAGAAATCGAAATTGCCGCCAGTCAGGTGGATTCCGGTTCGCGACAGATTTCTGACGGTGGTCAGGCCCTGGCTCAGGGTACCACCGAACAGGCAAGCTCGATTGAAGAACTGTCGGCATCTATTGAAGAAGTGGCAGCTGAAACCCGTAAAAATGCAACAGATGCCAATGAAGCAAACAATCTGGCTGTAGCAGTCAAAAACCATGCAGAAACCGGAAATAGCCAAATGGCACAGATGGTTTCGGCAATGAGTGATATCAATGAATCCTCCAACAGCATATCAAAAATTATTAGAGTGATTGATGATATTGCATTCCAGACCAATATATTAGCCTTGAATGCCGCCGTAGAAGCAGCCCGGGCCGGCCAGCACGGTAAAGGCTTCGCTGTTGTTGCAGAAGAAGTCAGAACCCTGGCAGCCAGAAGTGCCGAAGCTGCGCAAGAAACCACAGAGCTGATTGAAGGATCGATTGATAAAGTTGAAGCCGGAACAAAAATAGCCGATGAAACAGCACAAAGTCTGACAGAGATTCTTGGTCAGATTGAAAAAGTGACCGGATTGGTTGCTAATATCGCCCAGGCTTCAAATGATCAGGCCTCAGAAATTGCCCAGATTACAACTGGAATTGATCAGGTATCACAGGTTATTCAAACCAATTCAGCCACTGCCCAGCAGTCTGCTGCTTCAAGTGAAGAACTTTCCGGTCAGGCCCAGATCTTAAAAGGGATGGTTGAGGCATTTAGTTTAAAACAAACAGGTAGAAGGACAGCTGACGTAACGGCAGTGACCACAAAAGCTTCCTGGAATGAAGCAGAAGCGGCAGCAAGCTATGAAACAGAAGATTTTAAAATATTATTGGACGATATAGAACCTGCAGACAAATATTAG
- the flgM gene encoding flagellar biosynthesis anti-sigma factor FlgM → MKIGYLNNNLPIQQKQLKDAVKKSEKDTSKAHTDSNEISSGRNNSFEDNRVNVAKSAVLYDVSVKESDRIAELKAAIADGSYHVSSEDLADALLS, encoded by the coding sequence ATGAAAATAGGTTATCTTAACAATAATTTACCAATACAGCAAAAACAGTTAAAGGATGCCGTTAAGAAGTCAGAAAAAGACACAAGTAAAGCGCATACTGACAGTAATGAGATTTCTTCAGGTCGAAACAACAGCTTTGAAGACAATCGTGTAAATGTTGCAAAATCGGCAGTGCTTTATGATGTGAGTGTTAAAGAGTCTGACCGGATTGCTGAACTAAAAGCTGCAATTGCCGATGGATCTTACCACGTTTCATCAGAAGATTTGGCCGACGCGCTATTAAGTTAG
- a CDS encoding flagellin: protein MKINHNIMALNTYSQYTANNKAIGGSIEKLSSGLRINSASDDAAGLAISEKMRGQIRGLDQASKNAADGISMAETAEGALNETHSILQRMRELAVQSANDTNTDDDRAEIQKEITQLSDEIDRISDTTQFNTKNLLDGSMGAGTTARANINQNEALGVIASSTSTLASLTDKDGNSLGITAGDTITVQYMVNGQLTSGSYTVASSTSDLTNITSLITDGTMAFTATSGAVLSTTTAGFSSAIHGLTITVTDSNGTTRASATNALSSFTEAQTAQENRADGQATLQIGANTSQNMKLSIENMSSTALGVKSIQVGNQGQANVAISVIDEAIGKVSAERSKIGAVTNRLDHTINNLTASSESLTTAESGIRDVDMAAEMMNLTKNQILSQASTAMLAQANQVPQGVTQLLQ, encoded by the coding sequence ATGAAAATTAATCACAACATTATGGCGCTTAATACTTACAGTCAATACACAGCCAATAATAAGGCTATTGGAGGATCGATTGAAAAACTATCTTCTGGATTAAGAATTAACTCAGCTAGTGACGATGCAGCTGGACTGGCAATTTCTGAAAAAATGCGTGGTCAGATTCGAGGTTTGGATCAGGCATCGAAAAATGCAGCAGATGGTATTTCGATGGCAGAAACGGCTGAAGGTGCTTTAAATGAAACACACTCTATTTTACAGAGAATGAGAGAACTGGCTGTTCAGTCTGCCAATGATACTAATACTGATGATGACCGAGCTGAAATTCAAAAGGAAATCACTCAGTTATCAGATGAAATTGACCGTATTTCGGACACTACTCAGTTCAATACAAAAAATCTTTTAGATGGTTCTATGGGTGCTGGGACAACTGCTCGTGCCAATATTAATCAGAATGAAGCTTTGGGAGTAATTGCTTCTTCAACAAGCACTCTGGCTTCTTTAACAGATAAAGACGGAAATAGTTTAGGAATAACTGCTGGGGATACCATAACTGTTCAATATATGGTTAACGGTCAGTTAACAAGTGGATCATATACGGTTGCTTCAAGTACTAGTGATTTGACTAACATTACAAGTTTAATAACTGATGGTACTATGGCTTTTACCGCGACTTCTGGAGCTGTATTGTCAACAACGACTGCAGGTTTTTCTTCTGCAATTCATGGACTTACAATAACAGTAACAGATTCTAATGGGACTACAAGAGCTTCTGCAACCAATGCACTTTCAAGCTTCACTGAAGCACAAACTGCACAAGAAAATCGTGCTGATGGTCAGGCTACCCTTCAGATAGGTGCTAACACCAGCCAGAACATGAAGTTATCGATTGAAAACATGAGTTCAACAGCTTTAGGAGTTAAAAGCATTCAAGTTGGTAATCAGGGTCAGGCAAATGTCGCGATTTCTGTTATTGATGAAGCAATTGGAAAAGTTTCAGCTGAACGGTCTAAAATAGGTGCTGTTACCAACCGTTTGGATCACACCATCAATAACTTAACTGCTTCTTCTGAAAGCTTGACTACTGCTGAATCAGGAATTCGTGACGTAGATATGGCTGCAGAAATGATGAACTTGACCAAAAACCAAATTCTTTCTCAGGCTTCTACAGCAATGCTTGCTCAGGCAAATCAGGTACCACAGGGAGTTACCCAGTTACTTCAGTAA
- a CDS encoding methyl-accepting chemotaxis protein, with product MTSKNLNETAVKKKTIGMGLAKRLSLFIVIGFGLILILMGIVSISMSSNTVLEQAETDMGYYATEAARHVGSIIEGDLKTLEETADDDRVSSMDWETQIDAIAPDVDKLGYQDIAVMDADGNAKYVIGGEEFTSGGDPWYEIGLMGETTISDIVISKASKEPCVLEIAPIFDGEQVVGILIGRRDPTFLQEIVSTMGAEGEREYGFIASQNGSLVAHPNADLVNAQTNIFEEESFTGVAQGMNEVGMENSGSFFYTFGNENKLACIAPIPGTSWVLAFSVYESDLMTPVNNLRNLIILISAIVLGIAGLTGLWFANQIVKPVVKLRDSLDLLAQGNVDIEIPEIKTRDELQMLNESFIEMVDNRKEISEAARRLSKGDFDVVIEAKSEKDVLAHSLIGMVNEMQQVYDGMTETGNAAVNGDLDFRGDADKHPGKFKDFLVSLNFVIDTIVEPLRLATSYLEQIGKGQIPEKITKDYPGEYGEMKISINDSIDGLGALVEGNRILALMSQNDFTDKIEVEYTGIYQEIAVSINGIYDKLRNIVATCNNIAVGDLEDLERLQNMGKLSETDELIPSMIKMMENITALVKETNIMAEQAIAGNLDNRGDISSFQGEYVKVINGFNQTLDAIIAPIKEASATLNELAQGNLSVSMDGNYSGDNGKIKEDMNQTIAFLRRYVYEISETLEKVGTGDLSQEITSEYMGDFIGIKNAINNITSRLSETMREIEIAAGQVDSGSRQISDGGQALAQGTTEQASSIEELSASIDEVAAETRKNAADANTANELAMEVRGHAESGNAQMAQMVTAMAEINQSSSDISKIIRVIDDIAFQTNILALNAAVEAARAGQHGKGFAVVAEEVRTLAARSAEAARETTELIEGSINKVEVGSKIADETAESLSEIMGQIEKVTVLVESIARASNDQASEITQITTGIDQIAQVTQTNSATAQESAASSEELSSQAQMLKAMVDTFILKQSGGKKSPSYVAEKNSQTDASSQSDDFSFEILLDETETDKY from the coding sequence ATGACTAGTAAAAATTTGAATGAGACGGCGGTCAAAAAAAAGACTATCGGAATGGGATTGGCCAAACGGCTGTCACTGTTTATTGTGATTGGTTTTGGCTTGATTTTAATATTGATGGGGATTGTTTCAATATCAATGAGTTCTAATACAGTACTTGAACAGGCAGAAACAGATATGGGATATTATGCCACGGAAGCTGCGCGCCATGTGGGTTCAATTATTGAAGGTGACTTAAAGACACTTGAAGAAACAGCGGATGACGATAGGGTAAGCTCAATGGATTGGGAAACCCAGATTGATGCTATTGCGCCAGATGTTGATAAACTTGGTTATCAGGATATTGCCGTCATGGATGCGGATGGCAATGCAAAATATGTTATTGGCGGTGAAGAATTTACATCCGGTGGCGACCCCTGGTATGAAATTGGTTTGATGGGGGAAACAACAATTTCTGATATAGTTATCAGTAAAGCATCTAAGGAACCCTGTGTTTTGGAGATAGCTCCGATATTTGATGGTGAACAGGTTGTTGGAATTTTGATCGGCCGTCGAGACCCAACGTTCCTTCAGGAAATCGTATCTACTATGGGTGCCGAGGGTGAAAGGGAATACGGTTTTATCGCATCGCAGAACGGTTCACTTGTTGCCCATCCTAATGCAGATTTAGTTAACGCACAGACTAATATTTTTGAAGAGGAGTCTTTTACTGGTGTTGCCCAGGGGATGAATGAAGTTGGGATGGAAAATTCCGGTTCGTTTTTCTACACTTTTGGCAACGAGAATAAGTTGGCTTGTATAGCTCCGATTCCTGGAACGTCCTGGGTACTGGCATTTAGTGTGTATGAATCAGACTTAATGACACCGGTTAATAATCTAAGAAATCTGATTATTCTAATATCTGCTATTGTATTGGGAATTGCTGGATTGACTGGACTCTGGTTTGCAAACCAGATTGTTAAGCCGGTAGTTAAGCTTAGAGATTCTCTTGACCTCTTGGCTCAAGGGAATGTCGATATTGAAATTCCTGAAATAAAAACGCGTGATGAACTGCAAATGCTAAATGAATCCTTTATCGAAATGGTGGATAACCGTAAGGAAATCTCGGAGGCAGCCAGGCGACTGTCAAAGGGCGATTTTGATGTGGTCATTGAAGCAAAATCGGAAAAAGATGTCCTGGCTCATTCCCTGATCGGTATGGTGAATGAAATGCAGCAGGTTTACGATGGGATGACAGAAACAGGCAATGCTGCTGTTAACGGTGACCTTGATTTCCGCGGGGATGCTGATAAACATCCAGGCAAGTTTAAGGATTTTTTGGTTAGCCTTAATTTTGTCATTGATACCATCGTCGAACCGCTACGACTGGCGACTTCTTATCTGGAACAGATTGGAAAGGGACAGATTCCGGAGAAAATCACTAAAGACTATCCTGGTGAATATGGGGAGATGAAAATCAGCATCAACGACAGCATCGATGGACTGGGTGCCCTGGTTGAAGGCAACCGTATTTTAGCGCTGATGAGTCAAAATGATTTTACAGATAAAATTGAAGTAGAGTACACTGGGATCTATCAGGAAATTGCGGTATCCATCAATGGCATCTACGATAAGCTCAGAAACATTGTAGCAACCTGCAATAATATTGCTGTCGGAGACCTTGAGGATCTGGAAAGGTTACAAAATATGGGTAAACTCAGTGAAACTGATGAGCTGATTCCCAGCATGATCAAAATGATGGAAAATATTACTGCCTTAGTAAAAGAAACGAATATTATGGCAGAACAGGCAATTGCCGGTAACCTAGATAATCGAGGAGATATTTCGAGCTTCCAGGGAGAATATGTCAAAGTAATCAATGGTTTCAACCAAACACTAGATGCCATAATTGCCCCAATTAAAGAAGCATCAGCTACCCTTAACGAATTGGCTCAGGGTAATCTTTCAGTTTCAATGGACGGAAATTATTCTGGTGATAATGGTAAGATAAAAGAGGATATGAATCAAACCATTGCCTTCTTAAGACGTTATGTCTATGAGATCAGTGAAACCCTTGAAAAAGTTGGCACCGGCGATTTAAGTCAGGAAATTACTAGTGAATACATGGGTGATTTTATCGGTATTAAAAATGCCATTAACAATATTACAAGCCGGCTCAGTGAAACAATGCGAGAAATCGAGATCGCTGCAGGGCAGGTGGATTCGGGTTCGCGACAGATTTCAGACGGCGGTCAGGCCCTGGCACAGGGCACAACTGAGCAGGCCAGCTCCATTGAAGAATTGTCAGCCTCTATTGACGAAGTGGCTGCTGAAACCAGAAAGAATGCAGCTGACGCCAATACTGCAAATGAACTGGCTATGGAAGTCCGCGGCCATGCCGAAAGTGGTAATGCTCAGATGGCTCAAATGGTTACCGCCATGGCGGAAATTAATCAGTCGTCCAGTGATATTTCCAAGATCATTCGCGTTATTGACGATATCGCTTTCCAGACCAATATTCTGGCTTTAAATGCGGCAGTTGAGGCGGCTCGCGCCGGACAGCACGGAAAAGGCTTTGCGGTTGTAGCAGAAGAAGTAAGAACGCTGGCAGCCAGGAGTGCCGAAGCGGCACGGGAAACGACAGAACTAATAGAAGGGTCTATTAATAAAGTAGAGGTGGGAAGTAAAATCGCTGACGAAACAGCTGAAAGCCTATCGGAAATTATGGGTCAAATCGAGAAGGTGACAGTCCTTGTAGAAAGTATTGCCAGAGCATCTAATGATCAGGCTTCGGAGATTACTCAAATCACCACTGGTATTGATCAGATTGCTCAAGTGACCCAGACAAATTCAGCGACAGCTCAAGAAAGTGCTGCTTCAAGTGAGGAACTTTCGAGTCAGGCTCAGATGCTTAAAGCAATGGTGGATACTTTTATCTTAAAGCAGTCCGGTGGTAAAAAAAGCCCGTCATACGTAGCAGAAAAAAATTCTCAAACTGATGCTTCCAGTCAGTCGGACGACTTTTCTTTTGAAATTCTTTTAGACGAAACTGAGACAGATAAATACTAG
- the flgK gene encoding flagellar hook-associated protein FlgK has product MNATFLAYYVANRSMETSQASINTTGNNISNINTEGYTRQRVDIVSMYNSTTSRYADKSLKTGLGSKATGVSQLRDPYLDARYRAQNSETSKYSTISNALSNLEDVFDEATTEALQGQLSDFLTDLQSLSQSPTSADIEQVVRSSAQKVTSIINMYANEIEQVKTQQVEDLTNTVNDDVNVVLENIAQLSKQIREAQVYGDNANELKDQRNLLVDELSGYANIKVTTSPQQITDDLTIENYEISIVDESGNKTYLVYNDLYNQLSLSENATTGEQEIFVTNDIATDPNASIEAQAMINDPTTSINDEIIEGSMGGMLDVINGKGSFAAGTENDFRGIAYYEEAMNIFSQTFADIFNGLNGLGDTTVAPLFTTEDGTSTTGITAANIQISDEWTADGSFIVTTDGSTGGAGQADNVLRMVAAMSDDQTFLEDDGTTTFFEGSFHEYMNGILGELANDVEQNGDFSETADTVLTTIFTSRESVAGVSLNEEGTYLMAYQKCYNAAVRFFTVIDENVDKIINSMGRAGL; this is encoded by the coding sequence ATGAATGCAACATTTTTAGCATATTATGTGGCCAACCGGTCAATGGAAACCAGTCAGGCTAGTATCAATACAACAGGAAACAATATTTCCAATATCAATACAGAAGGGTATACTAGACAGCGGGTCGATATTGTTTCGATGTACAATTCTACAACTTCGCGCTATGCTGATAAATCCTTAAAAACTGGTTTGGGTTCTAAGGCCACAGGTGTCAGTCAGCTTAGAGATCCTTACCTTGATGCCCGATATCGAGCGCAGAACAGTGAAACAAGCAAATATAGTACAATTTCCAATGCGTTATCAAATCTTGAAGATGTTTTTGATGAGGCGACAACTGAGGCATTGCAGGGGCAGCTGTCAGATTTTCTAACTGATCTGCAAAGTCTTTCCCAAAGTCCAACCTCTGCAGATATTGAGCAGGTTGTACGCTCTTCTGCTCAGAAGGTAACTTCAATCATCAATATGTATGCTAATGAAATTGAACAGGTAAAAACCCAGCAGGTAGAGGACCTTACCAATACAGTTAATGATGATGTGAATGTAGTTCTGGAAAATATTGCTCAGCTCAGTAAACAAATCAGAGAGGCCCAAGTCTATGGCGATAACGCCAATGAACTAAAAGACCAGCGAAACCTATTAGTTGATGAACTTTCTGGTTATGCCAACATTAAGGTTACCACTTCACCACAGCAAATTACTGATGATTTGACCATTGAAAACTATGAAATTTCAATAGTTGATGAAAGTGGCAATAAAACATATCTGGTTTATAATGATCTGTACAACCAGTTGTCATTATCAGAAAATGCTACGACTGGTGAGCAGGAAATATTTGTAACTAATGATATTGCAACTGACCCAAACGCCTCGATAGAAGCACAGGCGATGATTAACGACCCAACTACCTCAATCAATGATGAAATTATCGAAGGATCCATGGGGGGGATGCTGGATGTTATAAACGGAAAAGGTAGTTTTGCTGCCGGAACAGAAAATGATTTCCGAGGCATTGCCTACTACGAAGAAGCAATGAACATCTTTTCGCAAACTTTTGCAGATATATTTAATGGACTTAATGGTTTGGGGGATACAACAGTTGCTCCTTTATTTACTACTGAAGATGGTACTAGCACTACTGGGATTACTGCTGCCAATATTCAGATTTCTGATGAATGGACAGCAGATGGAAGTTTTATTGTAACAACTGACGGTTCAACAGGTGGCGCAGGTCAAGCTGATAATGTTTTAAGAATGGTTGCCGCTATGTCTGATGACCAGACATTTCTTGAAGACGATGGTACGACTACTTTTTTTGAAGGTTCATTCCATGAATATATGAATGGAATTCTTGGTGAACTAGCTAATGATGTTGAGCAGAACGGCGATTTTTCTGAAACTGCTGATACGGTATTAACAACGATCTTTACTAGTCGAGAATCGGTCGCCGGAGTTTCTTTAAATGAAGAAGGAACCTATTTGATGGCTTATCAAAAATGCTACAATGCTGCAGTTCGTTTCTTTACAGTAATTGATGAAAATGTTGATAAAATTATTAATAGTATGGGCAGAGCAGGATTATAA